A genomic stretch from Engraulis encrasicolus isolate BLACKSEA-1 chromosome 12, IST_EnEncr_1.0, whole genome shotgun sequence includes:
- the kcnv2a gene encoding potassium voltage-gated channel subfamily V member 2 has translation MQKLKARRQSLFPNYKVGCPTPAPKDPGEDIDLPLVGNTWLKPWNSMTELSKGKGKDIYDIYAEYEDEGLDEGFDKIGVSPMRQLSPAKNYMLNINVGGKVYKISYRAAAKYPKTRIGRLATYTDHNRKLDLCDDYIFQNNEFFFDRDPDMFNNIFNFYRTGVLWIKDELCPRNFLEEINYWGVRIKNTHRCCRISFEERQDELNEQLKVQRELQAEVEMEENEDLFKEMAFGSARHAIWNLMEMPFSSVTAKLMAVASSFFVLVSLVAMTLSTVEEMQYTNPAGQLSGHSHAEYVETFCIGFFTMEYLLRLVSTPDLKRFGRSVLNAVDLIAILPLYLQMFLEYFETEDRVRHDDIETVGRVGKLGQVLRIMRLMRIFRILKLARHSTGLRAFGFTLRQCYQQVGCLFLFIAMGIFTFSAMVYTVEHDMPQTNFTSIPAAWWWAAVSISTVGYGDVFPETILGRIFAFICISFGIILNGMPISILFNKFSDYYAKLKSNEYTLTQKVRGKLRLVKRAAQKLSDCCEDAKGGRTYAPFEDDYLNSGVEKCRHHIPR, from the exons ATGCAGAAACTCAAGGCCAGGAGGCAAAGTCTCTTCCCCAACTACAAGGTGGGATGTCCCACTCCAGCACCGAAAGACCCAGGGGAGGACATCGACCTCCCTCTGGTCGGCAACACCTGGCTGAAGCCATGGAACTCCATGACTGAGCTGAGCAAAGGCAAGGGCAAAGACATCTATGACATCTACGCCGAGTACGAGGACGAGGGACTAGACGAGGGATTTGATAAGATTGGCGTCTCCCCCATGAGGCAATTGTCCCCAGCTAAAAATTACATGCTCAACATCAACGTCGGCGGCAAGGTGTACAAGATATCCTACCGGGCCGCAGCCAAGTACCCCAAGACGAGAATCGGCCGGCTGGCCACCTACACCGACCACAACAGGAAGTTGGATCTGTGCGATGACTACATCTTTCAGAACAACGAGTTCTTCTTCGACCGGGACCCGGACATGTTCAACAACATCTTCAACTTCTACCGCACCGGCGTGCTGTGGATCAAGGACGAACTGTGTCCCCGCAACTTCCTGGAGGAGATCAATTACTGGGGCGTGCGCATCAAGAACACGCACCGCTGCTGCCGCATCTCCTTCGAGGAGCGTCAGGACGAGCTCAACGAGCAGCTGAAGGTCCAGCGCGAGCTCCAGGccgaggtggagatggaggagaacgAGGATCTGTTCAAGGAGATGGCCTTTGGGAGCGCGCGCCATGCCATCTGGAACCTCATGGAGATGCCCTTCTCCTCGGTCACCGCCAAGCTCATGGCCGTCGCCTCCAGCTTTTTTGTTCTCGTCTCCTTAGTGGCAATGACGCTGAGCACTGTGGAGGAGATGCAGTACACCAACCCGGCGGGCCAGCTGAGCGGCCACTCGCACGCAGAGTACGTGGAGACTTTCTGCATAGGCTTCTTCACAATGGAGTACCTGCTGCGCCTGGTCTCCACGCCGGACCTCAAACGTTTCGGACGCAGCGTGCTCAACGCAGTGGATCTGATCGCCATCCTGCCGCTTTACCTGCAGATGTTCCTGGAGTATTTCGAGACGGAGGACCGGGTGCGCCATGACGACATCGAGACTGTGGGCCGCGTGGGGAAGCTCGGGCAGGTGCTCCGCATCATGAGGTTGATGAGAATTTTCCGAATTCTGAAGCTGGCGCGCCACTCGACGGGGCTCAGGGCATTTGGGTTTACTCTAAGACAGTGCTACCAGCAGGTgggctgcctcttcctcttcattgCGATGGGTATCTTCACTTTCTCGGCCATGGTGTACACCGTGGAGCACGATATGCCCCAGACCAACTTCACCAGCATACCTGCTGCCTGGTGGTGGGCCGCG GTGAGCATCTCTACCGTGGGCTACGGCGACGTTTTCCCAGAGACCATCCTGGGACGCATCTTCGCCTTCATCTGTATCTCCTTCGGCATCATCCTGAACGGCATGCCCATCTCCATCCTCTTCAACAAGTTCTCAGACTACTACGCCAAGCTCAAGTCCAACGAGTACACGTTGACTCAGAAGGTCCGGGGCAAGCTCCGGCTGGTCAAGAGGGCGGCTCAGAAGCTCTCGGACTGCTGTGAGGATGCCAAGGGAGGACGGACTTACGCTCCGTTTGAGGACGATTATTTGAATTCGGGAGTTGAGAAGTGCCGTCATCACATTCCCAGATGA